Genomic DNA from Pleurodeles waltl isolate 20211129_DDA chromosome 1_2, aPleWal1.hap1.20221129, whole genome shotgun sequence:
AAGGCTGTTTCAGTTTCCATTTGATGTATTCTGTTAAGAAGGCTCTCAttttctgtctctaaacctttaatTATTTCCTCCATCCCAAGCATTGTCTCTTTAATCACATTTTCATAATTACCTTTTAGATGGAGTAcgagttccttcaaatccttattcTCAGAAATGATACTGTACATAGCTTCTTTAGATGCCACTACTTCATCGGAAGCTTCTTTCCGAACCTTATGAATTTTATTCCTGAGCTTTGTGTTATCTTTCTGTTGTTGAGCAAGCATTTGGCGGCTTTTTGCATACTCTTCTTTAATCTTGAATATTTCTTTCAAgtgttcttctttttctgtctttaaaTTGTTCACATGCCCCAACAAAGTTTGTTTCTCAGCATCAAGGACATCATTTTTTTCAGAAACCTTGATGTTTTCTTCTTCCATATTGTACACTTTTTTCAAATACTTCTCTTTATCATGCAATAGTTCAGAAATTCGCTGTGAATGATTCTTTCGCTCCTCTCCCAGATCACTTATGAGTTGAAAGAAAGTACACTTCTTTTGCTCCAAGCTAATTAGTTTCTGGGACATTTTTTCTCTGTCTAGTCCATCACTTTTATTAGCTGTTTTCGAATATTCAGTGCTGTTGTCATTCTGGGCTtgactgctggtgttgttgttgaaACACACGTTGCTAGAACTCAAAATACTTTCTACTTCTATAGGGTAATCATGTTTATTTGAACCTTTGCTGGTCGCATTCATAGGCCTTGATAACACTGAGTTGTATTCAGAATAAGTTTCATATGAACCTATTATTTTCTGGGAGTAtctatcaatctcttcctcaatgcTATTTAATTTTTCATACAGTATACTGTTCTCTTGTTTCACCATACACATTTGTAGAGAATATCTAGCGTTATCTTGCTCTAATGTAGATATTTTCTGAAAGTACAAATCAGCCTTCTCTTTAAGTTCACACAAAAATTCACAGTTTCTCTTTTTTTCATCCTCCAGCAAGCAGATTTTCTGACAATAATTTTCATTCTCTTTCTGCAATTGTAACAAATTTTGAGAACAGTCAGTAACTTCTGTCATTAATGCACATATTTTTTGGGAATAGTTTTTGTTCTCTTCCTCCAAATGACATATTTTAGACCTACAGTCTGTGATTAAATTGATCTGTTTGGAAGAATCCCTGTTCTCCTGCTCCAGCAATTGCACTTGCTGTGCAtacttttccttctctctctctaagACAAAGACCTTTTCAAAATATTTGAGTTTCTCTTCCTGTAACTCCATTATTTCCTGACGAGCCTTGGAACATGCTTCCTCAAGTGAATGGATTTTATCAAAATAACTCTGTTTCTCCTGTTCTACAACTTCTACTTTGTGCGAGATCaaatcaatttctttttttaaagtacacAATATTTTGGAGAAGCTGTACTGCAAGTCATCAGGCATACTTTTGGAATCTGATTTCTCATGGGGCTGCACTTTCTGACCTTCACTATccttctctccatgcaatgacaatGTCTGCTGATGGTATCTATCAAACTGTTCATCTAAAGAACATCTTAGTAAACATGTGTCTAACTCATCATTCAGTGACAGTTTAGAAATGTATTCTGGGTTTTGTTGCTCTATATTCCATACTATATTTAACAGTTTACTTTTCTCTTTCTCAGGTGACAGTCGTTTCTTGGTGTGACACCCTTCATGAGACTTCAACTCTTGATTATGTGGATGTAGATTTGTTTGCACAGTTGACCACATTTGGCTCCATTCATCACTGTTTTCCTTTGTCATGTTGCAGTCCGACCTGCAGTCATTCTTTTCTGTGTGCCATTGAACGCTCCTTACTTCTGTTTCACTAACTATATTTGATATGGTTGTAAATTCTAGTGTACCTTTTTCAGAATGAACAAGATCTTGATTTTGTCCCCTCTTCTCGTCATGATGCTCAGTAACTGGGAAGCAGATGCCCTTTTCTTTTTCAATAGCTGACATTTGCTGAGAAATGGTCATGCGTCTGTTCTGTGGCATGTACAGTCCTTGTAAACAATGATCTTTCTCTTTTTTAGTCTCATGTCTAACATTCATCGGCTCAGTTGTAATAGACATTTTTGGCTGTTGTTCATGGACTCCATTGTTTTCCTGAGAATGCCTAAAATATGGTTCCCTCCAATACTGTTCACTCTTTGAAGCCCACATATGCAGTAGTGTATTGCTCTCCTGTAAAGCTTCCTGTAAGAGTCTCTTTTCCATGCTGGCCTGAAACAAGAGCTTTTCTTTGATTTCTTGAAGTTTTTTCTGCTCCTTCTTTTCAGCCTGTAGCCTTTCTATTTCGATTTCTAGGGCACCAATAGAATCCTTCAGTGGCACATAGAACAAGTCAGCAGAATCTGGTTTCAAAGCTTCCTGGTTGTCTTTCAGCCACTTTGTTTTAGTCGTGCTGTAAGTTGTAGTAGTACTATGAACACCAACTGTGTTGATCGCAAGAGGTATAACACAAGAATTAAAAGAACTATAGTTTTCACTTCCATATGCTGTCTCTTCAGAGGACAGTATGGAATGAGGAGGATGAGTAATAGCTTCCTGTACAATGTCTTCTTTAGGCTCTTTAGTGGGATATTCAAGTTGATCTGGCATACCTGGCTTCTCGAATGAGGATAATAACATCTTTCCATGATTAAGCTGATTATAGGTGGCACTAATCATAGCAGATATGTCTTGCTGTGAAGCTGACCCTGTTCCAGGAAGCACGCCCTGAAAAAATACAATGCACATATTAACAATTATAAATGCATTTGCCTTTCATGTAACACTGGCTAAACTATTATGGTGTTTACTTTTGTAAATACCCAGACACCTAACTTTTGAGGGAATCAAAACGATTTATACAGCATTATCATACTCAAATAGCATTGTATTCCTTCTATGTCCATCCCTCTGAAATTTAGAGCAAAGCAAAGTAATGGAATATAAACATCGCGACTGGTGCCCCTCACTGAGGCTCTATATTACCAATATCAACCAATCCTGTTTGCTATCTTTAACTTGTCGAGCTTACCATTCCATGTTAATGATTGCACTAATTTTAACATCTATCATTGTCACTCTAAGTAAGTAAAATTCTGTTTTAGGGGGCTATGTCACAGAAATCAACTACCTCTCTTGTATTCTATATGTGGAGCACACCCTTTGACTTTATAACAGTCCTAGACACTGGTAGAACTAACCCACCACAACATATAAGCCAGACAGAAGAAGATCCATACCACTCCCTTCTCCCTCTCTATCTTACGGAGGTGTTGATAGATTCCTTTAGAAATCAATCGTCCGGAGGTGCAATTATGTTTACCGGGCATTTTAAGAGTAACATTTAGCACTTTGGGTGGTTCTTGGTACTTAGTCTAACaaagaagaatggaaagaaaacagtAGAGCATACATGCTTACAGTTAGAATTACTAGGGCTCTAAAACCTTCCGAAAAGGTAGATACTCAGTAATGCTCCACATCTAGTTAAGGGTGTACGTTGCAAACTTTAGTATTAAAGACCACTGAAGCCTAATCACCTAATCTTGACCGGGGGATCTACAGAATGGAGAGAAGATGAGAATGTGAGTACAGGGTACAGCTGAAATCACTGAGGTGAATTTTACAATGAACTCTGGACATTGGCAGTGAAGAGCCTGGCAAATGATGGAACTTGAACTGGATGCATGTACCCATGGGTTACATGTGCAAAGTAGATTTGGCTGGAGTGAGATAGGTAAGTTGGAATGAAATGGGGCGGAAACCACATTGCTTAGGAAAAACAGACAGAGAAAATTACTTGTGTTGGTGCGGTGTTAGCAGATGCTGAACACTTTGTTGAGTCAAGGAGTTCGACTACCAAATATTGAGTTTGATGCCCAACATTTTGATAGAACATTAAGGAAGAGGTCTTACACCCATTATAGAAATCCAGCTGGACAAAGGCTAGTGTTGTGGATTGGTATTCATGAAAACGATATGCAAATTATCATGCTTGAGTTTTAGCCAGTTATTAAATATAAAGCGTTCCATTGCCACCAAGCATGGATGAACACAGGTGGTTGTGTAACCAGAGTTCTTATCCAAATAAGGCAGAATCTAAAATTAATTTGCATATGGGTAAATGATTAATCCAAAGAAGTGTATCGAGCAGGTTAAAGGACAAAGACAGATGTTGAAGGTGAGGCAAGAAGATCATGAATAACTCCTCATGAAAGCTTGGCACCCTGCGTCAGGATGGACCAGAAATACATATCCAAGTGAGTCagaacagacagctttctgccagaCTTCTGTTTACTTGTAAGGGCTAGCTTCTTTCTGTTAGACTGACAGTATGGTAGAAGAAGGAAAAATAAAGGCACCAACTGAAGAAACACAGAGGATGAACTGTAGCCCCTACTACTATCCCATAAAGAAGAGAGTTGTCAAGGCTCTTGCTAATCTTACTAAGTCATCAAAGTTATCTTTGAGTTAATAAAGACTTTTGCTTTTTCTGAGGAGAAACCACTAGTACCAGGGTGACTGGTGATGGGGCTGATGTGTACCTAGAGAATGAGAGTGTATTGTACGGCTGTTCAAAAATTAGGTGAATAGGTCAGGTTGATAGAAACCCTATAAGGCCCTGAGGCAAAGGTGAAAAGAAGGAAATGACTGCTACAGAGAAAATGACAATATTTGGTACTCCTAAATTTGGGAAGAGATTTCAGCGAACTACAAAGCAATGATGGTCAATTAGGGGGGGGTGAAAGTATCTGATGTGTACACAAGAGAGTGTCTACTACAAGTAAGCCTTAGTAAAAAACAGAATTAACTAATTCACCGACTCACATTCACATAGTCAAAAACCTGAGGGGCAAACATTGTACACGTCTGACAATACAACATTGCCCCAAGGACGTGAAATCTTGACCTCCAATCTTCTTGCAGTGGGTTAAGGAAATTCTCTAAATGATTAGAAAAGATGATAATCTCACTCCTGTTTATAATCCATCAATGAGATTTGTGGGTATAGgacaacaaatacataacaaaatgcctaaaatatgtaaaaaatgacTGAGGTTCTAGCACCTTCGATACTAAAAGCTAATCAGTCTACAACTAGGCAAACAGAACATGGGCAATCTGCTGGAAGGagagtaaaaaatggcacaaatagtgGCAAGAGCCTAGAGAGTTTTGAAATTGTAATTgtcaccctccctcccccacccacgaAATTTGCAgtctgcgccatgcaaaacacacatcgcgatgcacaatcccattttgcgagtcagtgcctactcgcaaaatgggaatgcgactcgcaaataggaaggggtgttcccttcctatttgcgagtcgcaccgcgatgcagaattgctttgtgaccgcggtcgcaaagcaattagcagttagcacccatgtcaagtgggtgctaactcattcgcaaaagggaaggggtccgcatgggacccctttccctttgtgaatgtcgccataaatattttttcagagcaggcagtggtccagtgccaactctgaaaaaactaaactaaatggtttcattttttcttttgtactgcaactcgttttcctttaaggaaaacgggctacaatacaaacaaaaaaagctgctttattaaaaaagcagtcacagacatgaaggtctgctgtctccagcaggccaccatccctgtgactgcagggaatcgcaatattaatgaggtgggtctttgcgacccccttgcgattcgctgaaggtgtcatggacactattctgcatatgattttgcaactcggaaattgcgagtcgcaccgcctctcaatttccgagtcgcaaaatcatatcttactacatctggccctaagttctgcaAAACATCAAAAAATTAAGGGCTCTATTTAGATTTTGGGAGTGTTATCGCCAAGCCGCTTCGGTGGCAGACCCAAAAAGATCATCAAGTCAGCAGCATTCCGCCTGCCATAtgtagatgttacagctctgcaagcggtgAACTTGCGATGGATTTCTGATGGAGGGAGATGACAGCAGGACCCAATGggctttgtacaatggcaggggctatggaatagaggtaagtgacatacacacactttcacttagccatatgtgtacccctgtactacacactacgcagcataccacatacacaccatcatccattacaattccaacacaacacaacccgtacatgccgaaaacacacattgacatccatccatggcacaacatacacacaccattgaaacGGCACCGAAATatgacaccaccacaacaaccaacacaactacacacttagggggttattccaactttggaggaagtggtaatccgtcccaaaagtgacggtaaagtgacggatataccaccagccgtattacgagtccattatatcctatggaactcgtaatacggctggtggtaaatcgtcacatttgggacggattaccacctcctccaaagttgggatAACCCCCTTAGTTACCTAAACAcattcacacaaaagcacaactacacacagcacgacaacatctgccacacaacaacaacactcacctgaatgtgtcacacggcaacacaacatacacatcggTCTCACAAGCAAgtgaaacacatacagacacagccacACCACCCAGTCCAGCTCCCTCCACTCAAGTAGccaatccacacacccacacacacgtactgactcacatacacagcagaaacacaacagatagcacaaacctaccagtacaggtcctcttgcattgtgcacacatggacaccgttTTCCAGTGTaccatcactgtggtgccagcactcattttgcaatgaatgatggcaccacaatgacagttgtgttttTGTGCGACATGCATGCTGTGCCAGTGAGTCCCCAACCATGTGTGACACATTTGtcttcctgacatatgcatgtcacagtgattcaaAAAAATTACTTTGACATGTATATacctgcagtggtcccgacctcctgtgctgtgcccacccaatgtaccctggcaatgcggcatccctaccttTGAGTTCGGCGAAaaaggggttgtgttttctccatggatcagtggcaacagtgactGCAGGTTTGTCCAGTCGAAGATGGAGGAGTAatggggaaaaaggtgagttttccttCCTTTCCCCCTCAGAAAGTGGAAGTTGGACCTTCatttttttcttggcagtaaggcacagcCAAATCTGCACGGCAAaaaagggtggctggggtcccactAGCATCCACTATTCCCTCTCCCGCTGTCAATGTGGGAGGTGTTTCTTTGTGGAGACAGTGTTTCCAATGCAGGCTTCTGGCTATGGGACCCccgacatctaaatatggcgggaagATATCATGGCAGCAGACATGTTTTCAGTCTAAAAGTCGACAGGGGACTGTtaccgtcaacatctaaatcaggccctaaatcacttaATTCAGTATCAGGAATAAAGGAAGGGCATGTCTCCCACGACCATCATTATTAAACATAAGTAACATAATTCCAAATCATTTGGCTGCATCATTGAACGAAGTTTCTGCATTCTTTAACACCATAAAATCGCTGCTTTTCCAAAACTATTAATGACATATAAAGTTTGAACAACTCAACAAACTAACTTTTCTAGTTTCTTACTTAGAATTGTACATGATGGTTTTACTAAAACTAATGAAAAAGGTTATGGAAGGTCAATCAAGAAATGACATTACCACTGATATAGTCAGGAATTGGCAGAAATAATCGGAGATTTGCTGGAGCTAATGCTGCCTGGTTCAAAAGGATTGCACATCTTTGCATAAATACAACTTGAAATACCTATGAGATGCCTATGACAGAGAGTCTTGAAAAGGGAACACAACAGAAAGTAGCAATACCCTGATCCAAAGATAACACTATACAATATGAAGACCAAGCCATCCAAATAAATCTGTAACCTCCTGGACAGTGACTATTATCACCAAAGAAGCCAGAAGGATCACTTAATGAAGACTACTGGAACTTTACTGGAAAGAACTCTGATGAAGAACATCCTAAGCAGCCTAGTTTGAGTGTCATCATTGTATCAAAACCCATGCCTGGTTTACCTGTAGCACCCTCTTAGTGGCCACCTGAATTGTAATTTTAACATTGATAACGACAAACCTCATAAGTGTGAAACGCTCCTGTGGTGGCGTTCATGCCCTGCTAGTGCTCCTTGGTTTCCTGCTCCCTGCAGCCGATGTGTGGAGGAACTTACAGCACACAACTTCATTGGAACTGAACAGCCCAACTTCTGATCTACTATAGCTGGCTGCAGTTCATCTATGAGTTTAGCAGAAGCCTCCTCTTACCATAATTACAACAAAATGGGCAAGTAAGATGGAAGGCAATCCAATCCGCCTTTTGAAATCGAAAGACCTACAAGAAATATGGGTgaggaccaggaccaaaatgatTCATTGGCTGAAGTGTTGAGCAACTCCCATGGTCAGCAAGATTTCAGGGATATCCTCCTGGATAAGAAACAAAGCCTCAACACTATTGATGCCAAAATGTACTCACTCACCAATAGATTTGACATATGAAGGAATGGTTCAACATGGTCAATGACCAACTTAACCGATTGGAGAGCCTGTTATTCAATTCCAAGGACACTGTCATGTCCGACAGGAAGCAATTATTCCTCATGGAAAAGTACTTGCTGTTAATCAAAGCTAAAAGGAAGACTTAGAGATGTGCTCAAGGTGTAATAATATTTTAGTTCTAGTCAATCCAAAGTCATCAACCATGGATATGATGGAAGTCCACACTAAAACAATGCTCTGCTCTCTTTTTGAAGAAGTTCTCATGCCTGTGTTTTCGGTGGCTCAAGTGTATCACTCTTTGGGCCTGTGCCCCCTCTCTGGGCGCGCTTCGATCACCTGTCATAGCCTGCCTCCAGAATTATGAAGACAGTAACACCATCT
This window encodes:
- the C1_2H4orf50 gene encoding uncharacterized protein C4orf50 homolog is translated as MPGLLQLDSDDVESMEGIKELELSEKKLLERVEQMTGDMHFLENVNVRIKCRLQDIQVELQEANEGKEKLERTHKEKVRRLQDHLRMKEGEIKSYLEYFEHYKDKRRQQMRMLREREHRLQNQVLKLEKEIVDCNAMPPFLNTVEDPSNDEGVEQSIETDTFQNHTRLPGTEEEREEAKIYNEDGAHHLTKQIQKLQNDLKSLLEREVVNNGEREELINRLQKSEDNEDFLNRKLEEFRCRISELKMTEYNLQQFVEDLEEENKRLKNELKVSSHKEEENPHLVAEECKMHNIPDINLVNHSSATGKQKTTNDVESKDRTSREKEFLLGLFEKLGLRSKDVLQNNGAVFKELQSLVQTMQALKLQSEVAKSQSVFLEKERHTIQQDYQKIVGDFEGLQLALDKTCCEYMPRVVELQQSATRNTHLESLFDYLSEAVQIIAVKHTEILALKPTNNNPSSFCQTILSFNKYEGVLPGTGSASQQDISAMISATYNQLNHGKMLLSSFEKPGMPDQLEYPTKEPKEDIVQEAITHPPHSILSSEETAYGSENYSSFNSCVIPLAINTVGVHSTTTTYSTTKTKWLKDNQEALKPDSADLFYVPLKDSIGALEIEIERLQAEKKEQKKLQEIKEKLLFQASMEKRLLQEALQESNTLLHMWASKSEQYWREPYFRHSQENNGVHEQQPKMSITTEPMNVRHETKKEKDHCLQGLYMPQNRRMTISQQMSAIEKEKGICFPVTEHHDEKRGQNQDLVHSEKGTLEFTTISNIVSETEVRSVQWHTEKNDCRSDCNMTKENSDEWSQMWSTVQTNLHPHNQELKSHEGCHTKKRLSPEKEKSKLLNIVWNIEQQNPEYISKLSLNDELDTCLLRCSLDEQFDRYHQQTLSLHGEKDSEGQKVQPHEKSDSKSMPDDLQYSFSKILCTLKKEIDLISHKVEVVEQEKQSYFDKIHSLEEACSKARQEIMELQEEKLKYFEKVFVLEREKEKYAQQVQLLEQENRDSSKQINLITDCRSKICHLEEENKNYSQKICALMTEVTDCSQNLLQLQKENENYCQKICLLEDEKKRNCEFLCELKEKADLYFQKISTLEQDNARYSLQMCMVKQENSILYEKLNSIEEEIDRYSQKIIGSYETYSEYNSVLSRPMNATSKGSNKHDYPIEVESILSSSNVCFNNNTSSQAQNDNSTEYSKTANKSDGLDREKMSQKLISLEQKKCTFFQLISDLGEERKNHSQRISELLHDKEKYLKKVYNMEEENIKVSEKNDVLDAEKQTLLGHVNNLKTEKEEHLKEIFKIKEEYAKSRQMLAQQQKDNTKLRNKIHKVRKEASDEVVASKEAMYSIISENKDLKELVLHLKGNYENVIKETMLGMEEIIKGLETENESLLNRIHQMETETALEISKQVEQILKEREQLINTIGELELMDEDEARSKENAGYILNPSDNENVLSQDSFVAGEANKVVSMQQAHAGFANNSKREIDYEIIDKELDKETNLAFRELKVISEDHNDSEMANLDGQPFNKVTPCSVSECCGLLLTPLDQQHISAKVK